One window from the genome of Sphaerotilus microaerophilus encodes:
- a CDS encoding PilT/PilU family type 4a pilus ATPase: MRTMSATPGKNMERILRLMADKRASDIFLSANMPVLIKIHGQILQLTQEQLGPNQPRQLIAELLTPVQLEELDETGELNVGIPLEGAGTFRLSAFKQRGTVAAVFRCMPTDIPALDTLHLPEALANLAMARRGLVLMVGATGTGKSTTLAAMLQHRNRHMAGHILTIEDPIEFLFPNLKSVVNQREVGRDVQSLQIGLKNAMRQAPDCIFIGEIRDRETMSAALSYALSGHLVLSTMHANNSHHALNRILSFYTPEARPALLTDLSSGLKAVVSQRLLRSTRGGRVPAAEVLLNTQLIAELIDQGNFAGIKDAMERSIAEGSQTFEQDIARLITEGIVTRDEGLSHADSPTNLLWRLQNDGAPSRRQAESEQEAAPGPSFTEITLDVHAPAQDKGRPRATLTRIGG, translated from the coding sequence ATGCGCACGATGAGCGCCACGCCAGGCAAGAACATGGAGCGCATCCTGCGCCTGATGGCGGACAAGCGCGCCTCCGACATCTTCCTGTCGGCCAACATGCCGGTGCTGATCAAGATCCACGGCCAGATCCTGCAGCTCACGCAGGAGCAGCTGGGGCCCAACCAGCCGCGCCAGCTGATCGCCGAGCTGCTCACCCCCGTGCAGCTCGAAGAGCTGGACGAAACCGGCGAGCTCAACGTGGGCATCCCGCTGGAGGGCGCGGGCACCTTCCGCCTGTCGGCCTTCAAGCAGCGCGGGACGGTGGCGGCGGTGTTCCGCTGCATGCCCACCGACATCCCGGCGCTCGACACCCTGCACCTGCCCGAGGCCCTGGCCAACCTGGCGATGGCGCGGCGCGGCCTGGTGCTGATGGTGGGCGCCACGGGCACTGGCAAGAGCACCACGCTGGCGGCGATGCTGCAGCACCGCAACCGCCACATGGCCGGGCACATCCTCACGATCGAGGACCCGATCGAGTTCCTCTTCCCCAACCTCAAGTCGGTGGTGAACCAGCGCGAGGTCGGCCGCGACGTGCAGTCGCTGCAGATCGGCCTGAAGAACGCGATGCGCCAGGCGCCGGACTGCATCTTCATCGGCGAGATCCGCGACCGCGAGACCATGAGCGCGGCGCTGTCCTACGCGTTGTCGGGGCACCTGGTGCTCTCGACCATGCACGCCAACAACAGCCACCATGCGCTCAACCGCATCCTGTCGTTCTACACGCCCGAGGCGCGCCCGGCCCTGCTGACCGACCTGTCCTCGGGCCTGAAGGCGGTCGTCTCGCAGCGCCTGCTGCGCTCCACCCGTGGCGGGCGCGTGCCGGCCGCCGAGGTGCTGCTCAACACCCAGCTGATCGCCGAGCTGATCGACCAGGGCAACTTCGCCGGCATCAAGGACGCGATGGAGCGCTCCATCGCCGAGGGCTCGCAGACCTTCGAGCAGGACATCGCCCGCCTGATCACCGAGGGCATCGTCACCCGCGACGAGGGCCTGTCGCACGCCGATTCCCCCACCAACCTGCTCTGGCGCCTGCAGAACGACGGCGCACCGAGCCGCCGCCAGGCCGAGTCCGAGCAGGAAGCGGCGCCTGGCCCCTCCTTCACCGAAATCACGCTGGACGTGCACGCGCCGGCCCAGGACAAGGGCCGCCCCCGCGCCACGCTCACCCGCATCGGCGGCTGA